One Malania oleifera isolate guangnan ecotype guangnan chromosome 10, ASM2987363v1, whole genome shotgun sequence genomic region harbors:
- the LOC131167100 gene encoding arogenate dehydratase 2 isoform X1, which yields MAATAISGASISSFSRTAFSKVSHSDQAAFGVSHSRRIDLNKEFRRSSIRVSIQEDYHGGDVKKRAKALELRRVLGDYSDSSENVSRDSQPQPKPLSAHDLSNSARDGSRIRVAYQGVSGAYSESAAEKAYPNCEAVPCEQFDTAFLAVEHWLVDRAVLPIENSLGGSIHRNYDLLLRHRLHIVGEVQLAVRHCLLANQGVGVEDLTRVLSHPQALAQCENTLTKLGVVREAVDDTAGAAKFVAFHKLKDTGAVASFGAAGIYNLNVLAQDIQDDSDNVTRFLMLAREPIIPGTDRPFKTSIVFSLEEGPGVLFKALAVFAMRNINLLKIESRPQRKQPLRSAGESSNGSPKYFDYLFYVDFEASMADPNSQNALKHLKEFATFLRVLGSYPMDVSQI from the exons ATGGCGGCAACGGCCATCTCCGGCGCTTCCATAAGCTCGTTCTCGCGGACTGCCTTCTCTAAAGTATCGCATTCAGACCAAGCGGCGTTCGGAGTCAGTCACAGCCGCCGGATCGACCTTAACAAAGAATTTCGGAGATCATCCATTAGGGTTTCGATTCAGGAGGACTACCATGGAGGAGACGTGAAGAAGAGGGCTAAAGCTCTCGAGTTGCGGAGGGTTTTGGGGGACTACTCGGACTCTTCTGAGAACGTTTCCAGAGATTCACAGCCACAACCAA AGCCTTTGTCTGCTCATGATTTGTCAAATTCAGCCAGGGATGGGTCTAGAATTCGCGTGGCATACCAG ggAGTTAGTGGTGCATACAGTGAGTCGGCAGCAGAGAAAGCATACCCGAATTGTGAAGCAGTCCCCTGTGAACAATTTGACACAGCTTTTTTG GCTGTTGAGCACTGGCTTGTTGACAGGGCAGTTTTGCCTATTGAAAATTCCTTAGGGGGTAGCATCCACCGGAATTATGATCTTTTGCTTCGACATAGATTGCATATTGTTGGGGAGGTGCAACTTGCTGTTAGGCATTGTTTACTAGCCAATCAGGGTGTTGGAGTAGAAGATTTGACAAGGGTTCTTAGCCATCCTCAA GCTCTTGCTCAGTGTGAGAACACACTAACAAAGTTGGGAGTGGTCCGAGAAGCTGTAGATGATACTGCTGGAGCTGCAAAG TTTGTTGCTTTCCATAAACTCAAAGACACAGGTGCAGTTGCTAGTTTCGGTGCAGCTGGAATCTATAATTTGAATGTCCTTGCTCAAGATATTCAG GATGATTCAGATAATGTTACTCGCTTCCTAATGCTGGCAAGAGAGCCTATTATTCCAGGCACAGATAGGCCTTTCAAG ACAAGCATTGTTTTTTCCCTAGAAGAGGGGCCTGGTGTGCTTTTCAAGGCTCTGGCTGTTTTTGCCATGAGGAATATCAATCTTTTAAAG ATTGAAAGCCGTCCACAGCGTAAGCAGCCCCTCCGTTCAGCTGGTGAAAGCAGTAATGGGTCTCCAAA ATACTTTGACTACCTTTTCTATGTGGATTTTGAAGCATCAATGGCTGACCCCAATTCTCAGAATGCCCTCAAGCATTTAAAG GAATTTGCTACATTCTTGAGAGTGCTGGGAAGTTACCCAATGGATGTTAGCCAGATATGA
- the LOC131167100 gene encoding arogenate dehydratase 2 isoform X2, translated as MFRNLLDVGSWEPLSAHDLSNSARDGSRIRVAYQGVSGAYSESAAEKAYPNCEAVPCEQFDTAFLAVEHWLVDRAVLPIENSLGGSIHRNYDLLLRHRLHIVGEVQLAVRHCLLANQGVGVEDLTRVLSHPQALAQCENTLTKLGVVREAVDDTAGAAKFVAFHKLKDTGAVASFGAAGIYNLNVLAQDIQDDSDNVTRFLMLAREPIIPGTDRPFKTSIVFSLEEGPGVLFKALAVFAMRNINLLKIESRPQRKQPLRSAGESSNGSPKYFDYLFYVDFEASMADPNSQNALKHLKEFATFLRVLGSYPMDVSQI; from the exons ATGTTCAGAAACCTGCTTGACGTTGGTTCTTGGG AGCCTTTGTCTGCTCATGATTTGTCAAATTCAGCCAGGGATGGGTCTAGAATTCGCGTGGCATACCAG ggAGTTAGTGGTGCATACAGTGAGTCGGCAGCAGAGAAAGCATACCCGAATTGTGAAGCAGTCCCCTGTGAACAATTTGACACAGCTTTTTTG GCTGTTGAGCACTGGCTTGTTGACAGGGCAGTTTTGCCTATTGAAAATTCCTTAGGGGGTAGCATCCACCGGAATTATGATCTTTTGCTTCGACATAGATTGCATATTGTTGGGGAGGTGCAACTTGCTGTTAGGCATTGTTTACTAGCCAATCAGGGTGTTGGAGTAGAAGATTTGACAAGGGTTCTTAGCCATCCTCAA GCTCTTGCTCAGTGTGAGAACACACTAACAAAGTTGGGAGTGGTCCGAGAAGCTGTAGATGATACTGCTGGAGCTGCAAAG TTTGTTGCTTTCCATAAACTCAAAGACACAGGTGCAGTTGCTAGTTTCGGTGCAGCTGGAATCTATAATTTGAATGTCCTTGCTCAAGATATTCAG GATGATTCAGATAATGTTACTCGCTTCCTAATGCTGGCAAGAGAGCCTATTATTCCAGGCACAGATAGGCCTTTCAAG ACAAGCATTGTTTTTTCCCTAGAAGAGGGGCCTGGTGTGCTTTTCAAGGCTCTGGCTGTTTTTGCCATGAGGAATATCAATCTTTTAAAG ATTGAAAGCCGTCCACAGCGTAAGCAGCCCCTCCGTTCAGCTGGTGAAAGCAGTAATGGGTCTCCAAA ATACTTTGACTACCTTTTCTATGTGGATTTTGAAGCATCAATGGCTGACCCCAATTCTCAGAATGCCCTCAAGCATTTAAAG GAATTTGCTACATTCTTGAGAGTGCTGGGAAGTTACCCAATGGATGTTAGCCAGATATGA